The Fusarium oxysporum Fo47 chromosome II, complete sequence genome includes a region encoding these proteins:
- a CDS encoding NAD binding domain of 6-phosphogluconate dehydrogenase-domain-containing protein: MATNLQKYLTSTGAPSLIYYNRTISRGDSLKSLGAQPAPSAKDLVGNCDTIFLSLSDDSALESTLDTVIDTEDPEQLAGKVIADTSTVHPDSSAKAQTRLNEKGAQFIASPVFGASPVAAQGKLLWIVAGPDDAVEKINPYLEGVMGRGVIRVGEDVRLSSKMKTAGNFVTAGMMEVVAEAHVLAEKSGLGSKNLEALIQQQYGPLALSMSQRLTTGAYMPARGDRPWSDLNLAIKDVGHGITLAEQSGARLEVAEVAIKHLKEAKRFSEAEGRPLDSSSMYGILRKESGLSFETDLVKERDEKK; the protein is encoded by the exons ATGGCAACAAATCTCCAAAAATACTTAACCTCAACCGGCGCCCCCAGCCTGATTTACTATAACCGAACTATCTCTCGCGGTGACTCTCTCAAGAGTCTTGGTGCTCAACCTGCGCCCTCAGCTAAAGACCTAGTGGGAAATTGCGATACCATCTTCCTGTCTCTCAGTGACGACTCAGCTCTCGAGTCAACTCTTGATACAGTCATTGACACTGAGGACCCTGAACAGCTCGCCGGGAAAGTAATCGCGGATACTTCAACGGTTCACCCGGACTCTTCGGCCAAAGCTCAAACCCGTTTGAATGAGAAGGGCGCTCAGTTCATCGCCTCACCTGTCTTCGGAGCAAGTCCTGTTGCGGCGCAGGGAAAGCTGCTATGGATTGTTGCTGGACCTGACGACGCCGTCGAGAAGATCAATCCATATTTGGAGGGAGTCATGGGAAGAGGCGTGATTCGAgttggtgaagatgtgaGACTATCGAGCAAGATGAAAACAGCAGG AAACTTCGTCACAGCTGGTATGATGGAAGTCGTGGCAGAAGCCCACGTCCTAGCAGAAAAGTCTGGCCTAGGCAGCAAAAACCTCGAAGCTTTGATCCAGCAACAATACGGTCCTCTGGCACTTTCCATGTCTCAACGACTTACTACCGGAGCTTACATGCCAGCGAGAGGCGACCGGCCTTGGTCTGATCTAAACCTAGCAATTAAGGACGTTGGTCATGGAATTACTCTTGCTGAACAGTCTGGAGCGAGGCTGGAGGTTGCTGAAGTGGCCATCAAGCATCTGAAAGAGGCGAAGCGGTTCTCTGAAGCTGAGGGAAGACCTCTTGATTCTTCTTCTATGTATGGAATACTGAGAAAAGAATCTGGGTTATCTTTTGAGACAGATCTAGTCAAAGAACGGGATGAGAAGAAGTAA
- a CDS encoding major facilitator superfamily domain-containing protein, with protein sequence MPPAENSEAGRLLKSQPRDSASYTMADKEEERKAYGAINNDGRRNSLVDAADDEAIIPKGALDPVYEAKARILNRAIQDLGMGRYQWELFVVIGFGWASDNLWPIVTSLILTPVANEFRVSNPPYLTLAQNIGLLAGAMFWGFGCDVFGRKWAFNITLGLTAIWGLISASAPNFAAIGIFDALWSFGVGGNLPVDSAIFLEFLPASHQYLLTILSIDWAIAQVIGTLIAWPLLGNYTCEQDTVCRRKDNMGWRYFTITVGGLTLLMFLVRFVLFKIYESPKYLMSKGRDEEAVRVVHTVAKKNGKTSTLSLEDLKACEPEGYVAQTDTSAALKRYLEKVDLSHIKALFVTRKLGLSTGLIMAVWALIGLGYPLYNAFIPYIQATKGADFGDGSTYLTYRNSLIIAVLGVPGALLGGWLVELPRLGRKGTLSLSTILTGVFLYCSTTATTSDALLGWQCAFNFFSNIMYAVLYSFTPELFPTPHRGTGNALCASCNRIFGIMAPIIAIFANLETSAPVYTSGALFIAAGLLVLIMPFESRGKAAL encoded by the exons aTGCCGCCAGCCGAAAACTCAGAGGCTGGTCGTCTCTTGAAATCTCAACCTCGCGACTCTGCCTCCTACACCATGGCTGATAAGGAAGAGGAGCGTAAAGCCTACGGGGCGATTAATAATGATGGGAGGAGGAATAGTCTTGTCGAcgctgctgatgatgaagcgaTTATTCCCAAGGGGGCTCTTGATCCGGTTTATGAGGCGAAAGCTCGTATTCTGAACCGTGCT ATTCAAGATCTCGGTATGGGGCGGTATCAGTGGGAGCTTTTTGTCGTCATAGGCTTTGGCTGGGCGAGCGATAATCTCTGGCCAATCGTCACGTCGCTTATTCTTACACCTGTCGCCAATGAGTTCCGCGTAAGCAATCCGCCATATCTCACGCTGGCGCAGAACATTGGTCTGTTAGCCGGTGCGATGTTTTGGGGTTTTGGTTGTGATGTTT TCGGTCGAAAATGGGCATTCAACATCACTCTCGGTCTTACAGCAATTTGGGGCCTCATTTCAGCCAGCGCCCCCAATTTCGCAGCTATCGGCATTTTCGACGCCTTATGGTcttttggtgttggtggaaATTTACCAGTTGACTCGGCCATTTTTCTCGAGTTTCTACCAGCGTCGCATCAATACCTCCTCACGATTCTCTCGATTGACTGGGCTATTGCGCAAGTCATCGGTACACTCATCGCATGGCCACTTTTGGGCAATTACACATGCGAGCAAGATACGGTCTGTCGACGAAAAGATAATATGGGCTGGCGATATTTTACCATCACCGTTGGTGGACTAACACTTCTCATGTTCCTTGTGCGCTTTGTTCTGTTCAAGATCTACGAGTCACCCAAGTATCTCATGAGTAAGGGTCGCGATGAAGAGGCTGTTAGAGTTGTGCATACTGTTGCCAAGAAGAACGGGAAGACGTCAACGCTCAGTCTCGAGGATTTGAAGGCTTGTGAACCGGAGGGTTATGTTGCGCAGACAGATACCAGCGCCGCGTTAAAGCGATATCTGGAGAAGGTCGACTTGTCGCATATCAAGGCTCTCTTCGTTACAAGGAAACTCGGCCTCAGTACAGGATTGATCATGGCAGTTTGGGCACTCATCGGTCTTGGATATCCCCTCTATAACGCCTTCATTCCGTATATTCAAGCGACTAAGGGTGCCGactttggcgatggaagTACATACCTCACATACCGAAACAGTCTTATCATTGCTGTTCTTGGTGTGCCGGGTGCTCTTCTGGGAGGATGGCTTGTCGAATTACCACGACTGGGACGAAAGGGCACGCTGTCACTCAGCACCATACTTACCGGCGTCTTTCTCTACTGCTCCACGACTGCGACGACGAGCGATGCTTTACTCGGCTGGCAATGCGctttcaacttcttcagTAATATCATGTACGCGGTTCTGTACTCATTCACGCCAGAACTGTTCCCTACACCTCATAGAGGAACCGGTAATGCGTTATGTGCGTCTTGCAACAGAATCTTTGGTATCATGGCA CCAATCATTGCCATCTTTGCAAACTTGGAAACGTCTGCACCTGTATACACAAGTGGCGCATTATTCATAGCAGCTGGACTCTTGGTATTGATTATGCCTTTTGAGTCTAGAGGCAAAGCTGCACTATAA